One genomic segment of Pseudomonas chlororaphis subsp. aurantiaca includes these proteins:
- a CDS encoding AEC family transporter has translation MLAIFLETLNITAPVFAMLFLGVLLKRIGWINDGFIHTASALVFNVTMPALLFLGILHADLHSALQPGLLVYFAVATLASFAFAWGWAIWRCPREDRGIYTQGAFRGNNGVIGLALAASMYGDYGISLGAILAALVILFYNTLSTIVLAVYSPVIKSDPWSICKSVVSNPLIISVLAATPFAVFQIGLPTWLETSGQYLAQMTLPLALICIGGTLSLAALRESGDLALSSSLVKMVGLPVLATLGAWLCGFRGAELGILFLYFGSPTAAASFVMARAANGNHELAAAIIVITTLMAAVTTNIGIFLLQWGGWI, from the coding sequence ATGCTGGCCATTTTTCTCGAAACGCTGAATATCACCGCGCCGGTATTCGCCATGTTGTTTCTCGGTGTGTTGCTCAAGCGCATCGGCTGGATCAACGACGGTTTTATCCACACGGCATCGGCCCTGGTGTTCAACGTCACCATGCCGGCGCTGCTGTTTCTCGGCATTCTGCATGCCGACCTGCATTCGGCGCTCCAGCCCGGGCTGCTGGTCTATTTCGCCGTGGCCACCCTGGCCAGCTTTGCCTTCGCCTGGGGCTGGGCGATCTGGCGCTGCCCGCGGGAAGACCGGGGCATCTACACCCAGGGCGCGTTCCGCGGCAACAACGGGGTCATCGGCCTGGCGCTTGCGGCCAGCATGTATGGCGACTACGGGATTTCCCTCGGGGCGATTCTCGCGGCGTTGGTGATCCTGTTCTACAACACCCTGTCGACCATCGTCCTGGCGGTGTACAGCCCGGTGATCAAGTCCGATCCGTGGAGCATCTGCAAAAGCGTGGTCAGCAACCCGTTGATCATCAGCGTCCTGGCGGCAACGCCTTTCGCGGTTTTCCAGATCGGCTTGCCGACCTGGCTGGAGACGTCCGGCCAGTACCTGGCGCAGATGACCCTGCCGCTGGCATTGATCTGCATTGGCGGCACCCTGTCTCTGGCGGCGCTGCGCGAGAGCGGCGACCTGGCCCTGAGTTCGAGCCTGGTGAAAATGGTCGGCTTGCCGGTCCTCGCCACCCTGGGGGCCTGGCTTTGCGGATTCCGCGGGGCGGAGCTGGGGATCCTGTTCCTGTATTTCGGCAGCCCGACCGCGGCGGCGAGCTTTGTCATGGCCCGGGCGGCCAATGGCAATCATGAACTGGCGGCAGCGATCATCGTCATCACCACGCTGATGGCGGCGGTGACCACCAATATCGGGATCTTCCTGCTGCAGTGGGGCGGGTGGATCTGA
- the gatC gene encoding Asp-tRNA(Asn)/Glu-tRNA(Gln) amidotransferase subunit GatC translates to MALERSDVEKIAHLASLGLNEADLPHITSDLNSILGLVDAMQAVDTDGIEPLAHPLEASQRLRADVVTESNHREAYQSIAPAVENGLYLVPKVID, encoded by the coding sequence ATGGCGCTTGAACGCTCCGACGTGGAAAAAATCGCTCATCTGGCCAGCCTTGGCCTCAATGAAGCCGATCTTCCACACATCACCTCCGACCTGAACAGCATTCTCGGGCTGGTGGATGCAATGCAGGCAGTCGATACCGACGGTATCGAGCCCCTGGCCCACCCGCTGGAAGCCAGCCAGCGCCTGCGCGCAGACGTTGTGACCGAGTCCAATCATCGCGAGGCCTATCAGTCCATCGCACCAGCGGTCGAAAACGGCCTGTACCTGGTTCCGAAAGTCATCGACTAA
- the gatB gene encoding Asp-tRNA(Asn)/Glu-tRNA(Gln) amidotransferase subunit GatB has protein sequence MQWEVVIGLEIHTQLTTKSKIFSGSSTAFGAEPNTQASLVDLGMPGVLPVLNQEAVRMAVMFGLAIDAEIGQHNVFARKNYFYPDLPKGYQISQMELPIVGKGHLDIPLEDGTVKRVGITRAHLEEDAGKSLHEEFNGASGIDLNRAGTPLLEIVSEPDMRSAKEAVAYVKSIHALVRYLGICDGNMAEGSLRCDCNVSVRPKGQAEFGTRCEIKNVNSFRFIEKAINSEVQRQIELIEDGGKVIQQTRLYDPNKDETRPMRSKEEANDYRYFPDPDLLPVVIEDSFLDQVRATLPELPPQKRERFQEQFGLSVYDASVLASSREQADYFEKVVKIAGDAKLAANWVMVELGSLLNKQGLEIDEAPVSAEQLGGMLLRIKDNTISGKIAKTVFEAMANGEGQADEIIDKRGLKQVTDTGAISAVLDEMLAANAEQVEQYRAADEAKRGKMFGFFVGQAMKASKGKANPQQVNELLKSKLEG, from the coding sequence ATGCAATGGGAAGTCGTGATCGGGCTGGAGATTCACACCCAGCTCACCACCAAATCGAAGATTTTCTCCGGTAGCTCCACCGCCTTCGGCGCCGAGCCCAATACCCAGGCCAGCCTGGTGGACCTGGGCATGCCCGGCGTACTGCCGGTGCTGAACCAGGAAGCGGTGCGCATGGCGGTCATGTTCGGCCTGGCCATCGACGCCGAGATCGGCCAGCACAACGTGTTCGCCCGCAAGAACTACTTCTACCCGGACCTGCCCAAGGGCTACCAGATCAGCCAGATGGAACTGCCGATCGTCGGCAAGGGCCACCTGGACATCCCGCTGGAAGACGGCACGGTCAAACGCGTCGGCATCACCCGCGCGCACCTGGAAGAAGACGCCGGCAAGAGCCTGCACGAAGAGTTCAACGGCGCCAGCGGCATCGACCTGAACCGCGCCGGCACCCCGCTGCTGGAAATCGTTTCCGAGCCGGACATGCGCAGCGCCAAGGAAGCCGTGGCCTACGTCAAGTCGATCCACGCCCTGGTGCGTTACCTGGGGATCTGCGACGGCAACATGGCCGAAGGCTCCCTGCGTTGCGACTGCAACGTGTCGGTACGCCCGAAAGGCCAGGCCGAGTTCGGCACTCGTTGCGAGATCAAGAACGTCAACTCGTTCCGCTTCATCGAGAAAGCCATCAACTCGGAAGTCCAGCGCCAGATCGAGCTGATCGAGGACGGCGGCAAGGTCATCCAGCAGACCCGCCTGTACGACCCGAACAAGGACGAAACCCGTCCGATGCGCAGCAAGGAAGAAGCCAACGACTACCGTTACTTCCCCGACCCGGACCTGCTGCCGGTGGTCATCGAGGACTCGTTCCTCGACCAGGTACGCGCCACCCTGCCGGAACTGCCACCGCAGAAACGCGAGCGTTTCCAGGAGCAGTTCGGCCTGTCGGTCTACGACGCCAGCGTACTGGCCTCGAGCCGCGAGCAAGCGGACTACTTCGAGAAAGTAGTGAAGATCGCCGGTGACGCCAAGCTGGCGGCCAACTGGGTCATGGTCGAGCTGGGCAGCCTGTTGAACAAGCAGGGCCTGGAAATCGACGAGGCGCCAGTCTCGGCCGAACAGTTGGGCGGCATGCTGCTGCGCATCAAGGATAACACCATCTCCGGCAAGATCGCCAAGACCGTGTTCGAAGCCATGGCCAATGGCGAAGGTCAGGCCGACGAGATCATCGACAAGCGCGGCCTCAAGCAGGTCACCGACACCGGCGCCATCTCCGCCGTATTGGACGAAATGCTGGCGGCCAACGCCGAGCAGGTCGAGCAGTATCGCGCCGCCGATGAAGCCAAGCGCGGCAAGATGTTCGGCTTCTTCGTCGGCCAGGCGATGAAGGCCTCCAAAGGCAAGGCCAACCCGCAACAGGTCAACGAACTGCTGAAAAGCAAGCTCGAAGGCTGA
- the garD gene encoding galactarate dehydratase, protein MQLIEHSDSPRYIRLHERDNVVVVVNDQGVPAGTAFADGLVTLDVIPQSHKVALEDIAEGGPVIRYGQIIGYALQPIARGRWVREEQLRMPSAPPLDSLPLSTEVPAAQAPLEGFTFEGYRNADGTVGTRNILGITTTVQCVTGVLDHAVKRIKDELLPRYPHVDDVVALTHSYGCGVAITATDAYIPIRTVRNLARNPNLGGEALVISLGCEKLQAGQVMHEGDSSVDLSEPWLYRLQDSSHGFTEMIEQIMELAEVRLRKLDQRRRETVPASELVLGMQCGGSDAFSGITANPALGYASDLLLRAGATVMFSEVTEVRDAIYLLTSRAESEEVARELVREMDWYDRYLAKGEADRSANTTPGNKKGGLSNIVEKSLGSIVKSGSSAINGVLGPGERFTRKGLIFCATPASDFVCGTLQLAAGMNLHVFTTGRGTPYGLAMAPVVKVSTRSELAQRWPDLIDIDAGRIATGRASIEELGWELFHFYLDVASGKQQTWAERHKLHNDITLFNPAPIT, encoded by the coding sequence ATGCAGTTGATTGAACATTCCGATTCGCCGCGCTACATCCGTCTGCACGAGCGGGATAACGTGGTGGTTGTGGTCAATGACCAGGGCGTACCGGCGGGCACTGCGTTCGCCGACGGCCTGGTGACCCTGGACGTCATCCCCCAGAGCCACAAGGTGGCGCTGGAGGACATCGCCGAAGGCGGCCCGGTGATTCGCTACGGCCAGATCATCGGCTATGCCTTGCAGCCGATCGCTCGCGGCAGATGGGTCAGGGAAGAACAGTTGCGCATGCCCAGCGCGCCGCCGCTGGACAGCCTGCCGCTGTCCACCGAAGTGCCGGCGGCCCAGGCGCCCCTGGAAGGTTTCACCTTCGAGGGCTATCGCAATGCCGACGGCACGGTCGGCACGCGCAACATTCTGGGGATCACCACCACCGTGCAATGCGTGACCGGGGTGCTCGATCATGCGGTCAAGCGCATCAAGGACGAACTGCTGCCCAGGTATCCCCACGTCGACGATGTGGTGGCGCTGACCCACAGCTATGGCTGCGGCGTGGCGATCACCGCCACCGATGCCTATATCCCGATCCGCACCGTGCGCAACCTGGCGCGCAACCCGAACCTGGGGGGCGAAGCCCTGGTGATCAGCCTGGGGTGCGAGAAGTTGCAGGCCGGGCAGGTGATGCACGAAGGCGACAGTTCGGTGGACCTCAGCGAGCCTTGGTTGTACCGCCTGCAGGACTCCAGCCACGGTTTTACCGAGATGATCGAGCAGATCATGGAGTTGGCCGAGGTGCGTTTGCGCAAGCTCGATCAGCGGCGCCGGGAAACCGTGCCGGCCTCGGAGCTGGTCCTCGGCATGCAGTGCGGCGGTAGCGATGCCTTCTCCGGGATCACCGCCAACCCCGCCCTGGGCTATGCCTCGGACCTGCTGTTGCGGGCTGGCGCGACGGTGATGTTTTCCGAAGTCACCGAGGTGCGCGATGCCATCTATCTGCTGACTTCCCGCGCCGAGTCCGAAGAGGTGGCCCGGGAGCTGGTACGCGAGATGGACTGGTACGACCGTTACCTGGCCAAGGGCGAGGCTGATCGCAGCGCCAATACCACCCCAGGCAACAAGAAGGGCGGGTTGTCGAACATCGTCGAGAAGTCCCTGGGCTCCATCGTCAAGTCCGGCAGCAGCGCGATCAATGGCGTGCTGGGGCCGGGCGAGCGTTTTACCCGCAAGGGCCTGATCTTCTGTGCGACGCCGGCCAGCGACTTTGTCTGCGGGACCTTGCAACTGGCGGCGGGGATGAACCTGCATGTGTTCACCACCGGGCGTGGTACGCCTTACGGGCTGGCGATGGCGCCGGTGGTCAAGGTCTCGACCCGTTCCGAACTGGCCCAGCGCTGGCCGGACCTGATCGACATCGACGCCGGGCGCATCGCCACCGGGCGGGCGAGTATCGAAGAGCTGGGCTGGGAGCTGTTCCACTTCTACCTGGACGTGGCCAGTGGCAAGCAGCAGACCTGGGCCGAGCGGCACAAGCTGCACAACGACATCACCTTGTTCAATCCGGCGCCGATCACCTGA
- a CDS encoding septal ring lytic transglycosylase RlpA family protein, whose product MKSLLAACSLLFLLAGCASHVIDPRGYDKTGVASYYGAKHHGKRTASGEPFNQHGMTAAHRELPFGTRVKVTNLNNDKSVVVRINDRGPHTRGRLIDLSRAAAQQLGMIRSGTAKVRVQAISD is encoded by the coding sequence ATGAAGTCGCTACTGGCTGCCTGTTCCCTGCTCTTTCTCCTGGCCGGCTGCGCCAGCCATGTCATCGACCCGCGGGGTTACGACAAGACCGGCGTCGCCTCCTATTACGGAGCCAAGCATCACGGCAAACGCACCGCCAGCGGCGAACCCTTCAACCAGCACGGCATGACCGCCGCGCACCGCGAGCTGCCATTCGGCACCCGCGTCAAAGTCACCAACCTCAATAACGACAAGAGCGTCGTGGTCCGGATCAACGACCGTGGCCCGCATACCCGTGGCCGCCTGATCGATTTGTCGCGTGCCGCCGCGCAACAGTTGGGTATGATCAGAAGCGGCACCGCCAAGGTGCGCGTGCAAGCCATCAGCGACTGA
- a CDS encoding aldehyde dehydrogenase family protein, whose amino-acid sequence MAEVKRFDNYIGGQWLAGADYSTNINPSELSDVIGEYAKADLAQVHAAIDAARDAFPAWSTSGIQARSDALDEVGSEILARREELGTLLAREEGKTLPEAIGEVTRAGNIFKFFAGECLRLSGDYLPSMRPGVNVEVTREALGVVGLITPWNFPIAIPAWKIAPALAYGNCVVLKPAELVPGCAWALAEIISRAGFPAGVFNLVMGSGRLVGDALVNSPKVDGISFTGSVGVGRQIAVNCVSRQAKVQLEMGGKNPQIILDDADLKQAVELAVQSAFYSTGQRCTASSRLIVTAGIHDRFVEAMAERMRSIKVGHALKAGTDIGPVVSRAQLEQDLKYIDIGQSEGARLVSGGGLVICDTEGYFLAPTLFADSQASMRISREEIFGPVANVVRVADYEAALAMANDTEFGLSAGIATTSLKYANHFKRHSQAGMVMVNLPTAGVDYHVPFGGRKGSSYGSREQGRYAQEFYTVVKTSYIGS is encoded by the coding sequence GTGGCAGAGGTAAAACGCTTCGATAACTACATCGGTGGCCAGTGGCTTGCCGGTGCCGACTACTCGACCAATATCAACCCGTCCGAGTTGTCCGACGTCATTGGCGAATACGCCAAGGCCGACCTGGCTCAGGTGCATGCCGCGATCGATGCGGCGCGCGATGCATTCCCGGCCTGGTCGACCTCCGGTATCCAGGCGCGCAGCGATGCCCTGGACGAGGTCGGCAGCGAGATCCTCGCCCGCCGCGAAGAGCTCGGCACCCTGCTGGCCCGGGAGGAGGGCAAGACCCTGCCCGAAGCCATCGGCGAGGTGACTCGCGCCGGCAACATCTTCAAGTTCTTTGCCGGCGAATGCCTGCGCCTGTCGGGGGATTACCTGCCGTCGATGCGTCCGGGCGTCAACGTCGAAGTGACCCGCGAAGCCCTGGGCGTGGTCGGCCTGATCACCCCGTGGAACTTCCCGATCGCCATCCCGGCGTGGAAGATCGCCCCGGCCCTGGCCTACGGTAACTGCGTGGTGCTCAAGCCCGCCGAGCTGGTGCCGGGCTGTGCCTGGGCCCTGGCGGAAATCATTTCCCGCGCCGGCTTCCCGGCCGGGGTGTTCAACCTGGTGATGGGCAGCGGCCGGCTGGTCGGCGATGCCCTGGTCAACAGCCCGAAAGTCGACGGCATCAGCTTCACCGGTTCCGTGGGCGTGGGCCGGCAGATCGCCGTCAACTGCGTCTCGCGCCAGGCCAAGGTGCAGTTGGAAATGGGCGGCAAGAACCCGCAGATCATTCTCGACGATGCCGACCTCAAGCAGGCGGTGGAGCTGGCGGTACAGAGTGCCTTCTATTCCACCGGGCAGCGTTGCACCGCTTCCAGCCGCCTGATCGTCACCGCGGGCATCCATGACCGGTTCGTCGAGGCGATGGCCGAGCGCATGCGCTCGATCAAGGTCGGCCATGCGCTGAAGGCCGGTACCGATATCGGCCCGGTGGTGTCCCGGGCGCAGCTCGAACAGGACCTGAAGTACATCGATATCGGCCAGTCCGAAGGGGCGCGGCTGGTCAGCGGTGGCGGCCTGGTGATCTGCGATACGGAGGGGTATTTCCTCGCGCCGACCCTGTTCGCCGACAGCCAGGCCTCGATGCGCATCAGCCGCGAGGAGATCTTCGGCCCGGTGGCCAACGTGGTGCGCGTTGCCGACTACGAGGCGGCGCTGGCCATGGCCAACGACACCGAATTCGGCCTGTCGGCGGGCATCGCCACCACGTCGCTGAAATACGCCAACCACTTCAAGCGCCACTCCCAGGCCGGGATGGTCATGGTCAACCTGCCGACGGCCGGCGTCGATTACCACGTACCTTTTGGTGGACGCAAAGGTTCATCCTATGGTTCCCGCGAGCAAGGTCGCTACGCGCAGGAGTTCTACACCGTGGTGAAGACTTCCTACATCGGATCGTAA
- a CDS encoding carboxymuconolactone decarboxylase family protein, whose product MTENKKQGVEMRRQVMGDAFVDRALGNATEFSQPLQDFVNEHAWGSVWNREGLPLKTRSLITLAALTALKCPQELKGHVRGALNNGCTVEEIREALLHCAVYAGVPAAIDAFRAAQEVIDAYQKPE is encoded by the coding sequence ATGACCGAGAATAAAAAGCAGGGCGTGGAAATGCGCCGCCAGGTGATGGGCGATGCCTTCGTCGATCGCGCCCTGGGCAACGCCACCGAGTTCAGCCAGCCGCTGCAGGACTTCGTCAACGAGCATGCCTGGGGCAGTGTCTGGAACCGCGAAGGCCTGCCGCTGAAAACCCGCAGCCTGATCACCCTCGCCGCCCTGACCGCGCTCAAGTGCCCGCAGGAACTCAAGGGTCATGTCCGCGGCGCCCTGAATAACGGCTGCACGGTGGAAGAGATTCGCGAGGCGCTGCTGCATTGCGCGGTGTATGCCGGCGTACCGGCGGCGATCGACGCGTTCCGCGCCGCCCAGGAAGTGATCGACGCTTACCAGAAGCCGGAATGA
- the gatA gene encoding Asp-tRNA(Asn)/Glu-tRNA(Gln) amidotransferase subunit GatA has translation MHHMTLAEIARGLADKKFSSEELTKTLLARITQLDPQLNSFISLTEDLALQQAKAADARRANGESGALLGAPIAHKDLFCTQGIRTSCGSKMLDNFKAPYDATVVAKLAAAGTVTLGKTNMDEFAMGSGNETSYYGAAKNPWNLERVPGGSSGGSAAAVAARLLPAATGTDTGGSIRQPAALTNLTGLKPTYGRVSRWGMIAYASSLDQGGPLTRTAEDCAILLQGMAGFDPQDSTSIDEPVPDYSASLNDSLQGLRIGVPKEYFSAGLDPRIAELIHNSVKELEKLGAVIKEISLPNMQHAIPAYYVIAPAEASSNLSRFDGVRFGYRCEDPKNLTDLYKRSRGEGFGREVQRRIMVGAYALSAGYYDAYYLKAQKIRRLIKNDFMAAFNEVDIILGPTTPNLAWKIGDKSSDPVAAYLEDVYTITANLAGLPGLSMPAGFVDGLPVGVQLLAPYFQEGRLLNVAHQYQLNTDWHTRTPTGF, from the coding sequence ATGCATCACATGACCCTGGCCGAGATCGCCCGCGGACTCGCCGACAAGAAGTTTTCCTCCGAAGAGCTGACCAAGACCCTGCTGGCGCGTATCACCCAGCTCGACCCGCAGCTCAACAGCTTCATCAGCCTCACCGAAGATCTCGCGCTGCAGCAGGCCAAGGCCGCTGACGCCCGTCGCGCGAACGGTGAGAGCGGCGCCCTGCTCGGCGCGCCGATCGCCCACAAGGACCTGTTCTGCACCCAGGGCATCCGCACCAGCTGCGGCTCGAAGATGCTCGACAACTTCAAGGCGCCCTACGACGCCACCGTGGTCGCCAAGCTGGCCGCCGCCGGGACCGTGACTCTGGGCAAGACCAACATGGACGAATTCGCCATGGGCTCGGGCAACGAGACCAGCTATTACGGCGCGGCGAAAAACCCATGGAACCTGGAACGCGTTCCAGGCGGCTCGTCCGGCGGTTCGGCCGCCGCAGTGGCCGCGCGCCTGCTGCCTGCCGCCACCGGCACCGACACCGGCGGCTCGATCCGCCAGCCGGCGGCGCTGACCAACCTCACCGGCCTGAAGCCGACCTACGGTCGCGTTTCGCGCTGGGGCATGATCGCCTACGCCTCCAGCCTCGACCAGGGCGGCCCGCTGACGCGCACCGCCGAGGACTGCGCGATCCTGCTGCAAGGCATGGCCGGCTTCGACCCGCAGGACTCCACCAGCATCGACGAACCGGTACCGGACTACAGCGCCAGCCTCAACGACTCGCTGCAGGGCCTGCGCATCGGCGTACCCAAGGAATACTTCAGCGCCGGTCTCGACCCGCGCATCGCCGAGCTGATCCACAACAGCGTCAAGGAGCTGGAAAAGCTCGGCGCCGTGATCAAGGAAATCAGCCTGCCGAACATGCAGCACGCGATCCCGGCGTACTACGTGATCGCTCCGGCGGAGGCCTCCTCCAACCTGTCGCGCTTCGACGGCGTGCGGTTCGGCTATCGCTGCGAAGATCCGAAGAACCTCACCGACCTGTACAAGCGTTCCCGTGGCGAAGGTTTCGGCCGCGAAGTGCAACGCCGGATCATGGTCGGTGCCTACGCCCTGTCGGCCGGCTACTACGACGCCTACTACCTGAAGGCACAGAAGATCCGTCGCCTGATCAAGAACGACTTCATGGCTGCCTTTAATGAAGTCGACATCATCCTTGGCCCGACCACGCCGAACCTGGCCTGGAAAATCGGCGACAAGAGCAGCGACCCGGTCGCTGCGTATCTGGAAGACGTTTACACCATCACCGCCAACCTCGCGGGCCTGCCGGGCTTGTCCATGCCCGCCGGCTTCGTCGACGGCTTGCCGGTCGGCGTGCAGTTGCTCGCCCCGTATTTCCAGGAAGGCCGTCTGTTGAACGTTGCCCACCAGTATCAGTTGAACACTGACTGGCACACCCGCACACCAACCGGCTTCTGA
- a CDS encoding calcium/sodium antiporter has translation MFSGLVLLVAGAELLVRGAVRLAARLRVRALIIGLSIVAFGSSAPQMAVSLQATLAENTDIAVGSVIGSGIFNILVTLGLSALIIPLRVSRQLVRLDIPLMILASLLVFTLAYNEELTPLDGLILLGTLILYLGLLLRQSRHSARPPSQQGSDVPRAHWLSSLLWMIGGLLLLVFAGHLLVEAAVEVATDLGLSERIIGLTIVAVGTSLPALATSLIAALRGQRDIAVGNVIGSNLFNLLGVLGFTALVAPTPLSVSPNAVDFDLPVMLGVAVLCLPVFYSGYRVTRAEGLLFLGLYLAYGLHVVSFTTGMPLAGKLEDLMLFFVLPVLVAFLLFSSLRAWRRQHKKGEAQ, from the coding sequence TTGTTCAGCGGCCTGGTCCTGCTGGTCGCCGGCGCCGAATTGCTGGTACGCGGCGCGGTCCGCCTCGCCGCCCGCCTGCGTGTACGAGCGCTGATCATCGGCCTGAGCATTGTCGCCTTCGGCAGCAGCGCGCCGCAGATGGCCGTCAGCCTGCAAGCCACCCTGGCCGAAAATACCGACATCGCCGTCGGCAGCGTGATCGGCAGCGGCATCTTCAACATCCTGGTGACCCTCGGCCTGTCCGCCCTGATCATTCCGCTGCGGGTATCGCGCCAGCTGGTGCGGCTGGATATCCCGTTGATGATCCTCGCCAGCCTGCTGGTGTTCACCCTGGCCTACAACGAAGAACTGACCCCCCTCGACGGCCTGATCCTGCTGGGCACCCTGATCCTCTACCTGGGGTTGCTGCTGCGCCAGTCGCGGCATTCGGCGCGCCCGCCTTCCCAGCAAGGCTCCGACGTGCCCCGCGCGCACTGGCTGAGCAGCCTGCTGTGGATGATCGGCGGCCTGCTCCTGCTGGTGTTCGCCGGCCATCTGCTGGTCGAAGCGGCGGTGGAAGTCGCCACCGACCTGGGGCTGTCCGAGCGCATCATCGGCCTGACCATAGTCGCCGTCGGCACGTCCCTGCCGGCCCTGGCCACCTCGCTGATTGCCGCACTGCGTGGCCAGCGCGACATTGCCGTGGGCAACGTCATCGGCAGCAACCTGTTCAACCTGCTGGGGGTCCTGGGCTTCACCGCCCTGGTGGCACCGACGCCCCTGTCGGTATCGCCCAACGCCGTGGACTTCGACTTGCCGGTGATGCTCGGCGTCGCCGTGCTGTGCCTGCCGGTGTTCTATTCGGGTTATCGGGTCACCCGCGCCGAAGGCCTGCTGTTTCTCGGGCTGTACCTGGCCTATGGGCTGCACGTGGTGTCCTTCACCACCGGCATGCCGCTGGCCGGCAAGCTGGAAGACTTGATGCTGTTTTTTGTCCTGCCAGTGCTGGTGGCGTTCCTGCTGTTCAGTTCGCTGCGTGCCTGGCGCCGCCAACATAAAAAAGGGGAAGCGCAATGA
- a CDS encoding MFS transporter: MQATKPTRVRYLILFMLFLVTTINYADRATIAIAGSSLQKDLGIDAVTLGYIFSAFGWAYVAGQIPGGWLLDRFGSKKIYALSIFTWSLFTVLQGYVGEFGVSTAVVALFMLRFLVGLAEAPSFPGNARIVAAWFPTAERGTASAIFNSAQYFATVLFAPLMGWIVYHFGWQHVFIVMGAIGIVFSLVWLKVIYSPRQHPLINEAEFKHIADNGGMVDMDQDKVQGKRSDGPKWDYLRQLLTNRMMLGVYLGQYCINGITYFFLTWFPVYLVQERGMTILKAGFIASLPAICGFIGGVLGGVISDYLLRKGHSLTFARKAPIIAGLLVSSSIVACNYVDIEWMVVGFMALAFFGKGVGALGWAVVSDTSPKQIAGLSGGLFNTFGNLASITTPIVIGYIISSTGSFKWALVFVGCNALLAVFSYLVIVGPIKRVVLKEPPSNGPELTQLSQAHS; the protein is encoded by the coding sequence ATGCAAGCGACCAAGCCGACTCGCGTCCGCTACCTGATCCTGTTTATGCTGTTCCTGGTGACCACGATCAACTATGCCGACCGCGCCACCATCGCCATCGCGGGCTCCAGCCTGCAAAAAGACCTCGGCATCGACGCCGTCACCCTCGGTTATATCTTCTCCGCCTTCGGCTGGGCCTATGTGGCGGGGCAGATCCCCGGCGGCTGGCTGCTCGACCGCTTCGGCTCGAAAAAAATCTATGCCCTGAGCATCTTCACCTGGTCGCTGTTCACCGTGCTGCAGGGTTATGTCGGTGAGTTCGGCGTCTCTACCGCGGTGGTGGCGCTGTTCATGCTGCGGTTCCTGGTCGGGCTGGCCGAAGCGCCATCCTTCCCAGGCAACGCGCGGATTGTCGCGGCCTGGTTCCCCACTGCCGAGCGCGGTACGGCTTCGGCGATCTTCAACTCGGCGCAGTACTTCGCCACGGTGCTGTTCGCGCCGCTGATGGGCTGGATCGTCTATCACTTCGGCTGGCAGCACGTGTTCATCGTGATGGGCGCGATCGGCATCGTCTTCTCGCTGGTCTGGCTCAAGGTGATCTACAGCCCGCGCCAGCACCCGCTGATCAACGAGGCCGAGTTCAAGCACATCGCCGACAACGGCGGCATGGTCGACATGGACCAGGACAAGGTCCAGGGCAAACGCAGCGACGGCCCGAAATGGGACTACCTGCGCCAGTTGCTGACCAACCGCATGATGCTCGGCGTGTACCTGGGCCAGTACTGCATCAACGGCATCACTTACTTCTTCCTGACCTGGTTCCCGGTGTACCTGGTGCAGGAGCGTGGCATGACCATTCTCAAGGCCGGTTTCATCGCCTCCTTGCCGGCCATCTGCGGCTTTATCGGTGGGGTGCTCGGCGGGGTGATTTCCGACTACCTGCTGCGCAAGGGGCATTCCCTGACCTTCGCCCGCAAGGCGCCGATCATCGCCGGCCTGCTGGTCTCCAGCAGCATCGTGGCCTGCAACTATGTGGACATCGAATGGATGGTGGTGGGTTTCATGGCCCTGGCGTTCTTCGGCAAAGGCGTGGGCGCGCTCGGCTGGGCGGTGGTATCCGATACCTCGCCCAAGCAGATCGCCGGCTTGAGCGGCGGCCTGTTCAACACATTTGGCAACCTGGCGTCGATCACCACGCCGATCGTCATCGGCTACATCATCAGTTCCACCGGCTCATTCAAATGGGCGCTGGTGTTCGTCGGCTGCAACGCGCTGCTGGCGGTGTTCAGCTACCTGGTGATCGTCGGTCCGATCAAGCGCGTGGTGCTCAAGGAGCCACCGAGCAACGGCCCCGAGCTGACCCAGCTTTCCCAAGCGCATTCCTGA